A genomic region of Chitinimonas arctica contains the following coding sequences:
- a CDS encoding FecR domain-containing protein yields MRSLLLVGLLATTLAGTVAAAPTAVSAVNMPAWLERTGEMRPLAPGIRLQSGDVLHTGRGARVLLTLPEGSQLKLGEEAVFRVDNLNVSDGKKTPFVAAVHVLQGAFRFTTGLLDKVRQREVDIRVATVTAGIRGTDLWGKADAEKDLVCLLEGRVSVEHEGESGFTNLDQPLDFYVAPKGKPALPVAKVDADKVARDWAPQTEPQAGKGLASAAGRWRLVLALPDNQDEALRWYDTLREAGYAAKIRPLTQGRFRVGLEQLASEADARTLGERLKAELQTPLSTTMRMGE; encoded by the coding sequence TGCGCTCCCTCCTGTTGGTCGGCTTGCTGGCCACGACACTGGCAGGCACCGTGGCGGCCGCGCCCACGGCGGTCAGCGCCGTCAATATGCCCGCCTGGCTGGAACGAACCGGCGAAATGCGGCCGCTGGCGCCGGGCATCCGCCTGCAAAGCGGCGACGTGCTGCACACCGGCCGCGGCGCGCGGGTGCTGCTCACCCTGCCGGAAGGCAGCCAGCTCAAGCTGGGCGAGGAAGCGGTATTCCGGGTAGACAATCTCAATGTCTCGGACGGCAAGAAAACGCCCTTCGTCGCGGCGGTCCACGTGCTGCAAGGCGCCTTCCGCTTCACCACCGGGCTATTGGACAAAGTCCGCCAGCGTGAGGTCGACATCCGCGTCGCCACCGTCACCGCCGGGATCCGCGGTACCGATCTGTGGGGGAAGGCCGACGCGGAAAAGGACCTGGTCTGCCTGTTGGAAGGCAGGGTCAGCGTGGAACACGAGGGCGAAAGCGGCTTCACCAACCTGGACCAGCCCCTGGATTTCTATGTCGCGCCCAAGGGCAAGCCGGCCTTGCCGGTGGCCAAGGTGGATGCCGACAAGGTCGCCCGCGATTGGGCGCCCCAGACCGAACCTCAGGCCGGCAAGGGCTTGGCCAGCGCGGCCGGGCGCTGGCGGCTGGTATTGGCCCTGCCCGACAACCAGGACGAAGCGCTGCGCTGGTATGACACCCTGCGCGAGGCGGGCTATGCCGCCAAGATCCGCCCACTGACGCAAGGGCGCTTCCGGGTGGGGCTGGAGCAACTCGCCAGCGAGGCCGATGCACGTACCCTGGGCGAGCGCTTGAAGGCCGAATTGCAGACCCCGCTGTCTACCACGATGCGGATGGGGGAATAG
- the mreC gene encoding rod shape-determining protein MreC, which yields MQATTQPVFFKQGPKPFSLLLIYASLSLALLVVDVRWQILRPVREYASVALYPLQWLATAPVSAARQVGDFFVSQTSLQQENRKLQDDRLLANAELMRLQALREENGQLRQLLQTRSEQHGKGALTEVLYNDRDPFTAKLVVDRGETANVKPGQVVIDPLGVVGQVTRVQPLTAEVTLITHKGHAVPVQVLRNGLRAVIYGLGPENPLEVHWMPLNADIRGDDVLVTSGIDGTYPAGLPVAKVSRVDRNAGSAFARISCEPIADIDKHRFLLILDEHRELPAKPEPVVEQGKKPKKKED from the coding sequence ATGCAAGCTACCACCCAGCCGGTCTTCTTCAAGCAAGGCCCTAAACCGTTCAGCCTGCTGCTGATCTATGCCAGCCTGTCGCTCGCGCTGCTGGTGGTGGACGTGCGTTGGCAGATCCTGCGGCCGGTTCGCGAGTATGCTTCGGTCGCGCTCTACCCCTTGCAGTGGCTGGCCACCGCGCCGGTCTCGGCGGCTCGGCAGGTCGGCGATTTCTTTGTCTCGCAGACATCCTTGCAGCAGGAAAACCGCAAACTGCAGGATGACCGCCTGCTGGCCAATGCCGAACTGATGCGTTTGCAGGCACTGCGCGAGGAAAACGGCCAGTTGCGGCAGTTGCTGCAGACACGCTCCGAGCAGCACGGCAAGGGTGCGCTGACCGAGGTGCTGTACAACGACCGCGATCCGTTTACCGCCAAGCTGGTGGTGGATCGCGGCGAGACCGCCAACGTGAAGCCGGGTCAGGTGGTCATCGACCCATTGGGCGTGGTGGGCCAGGTCACCCGGGTACAACCGTTGACCGCCGAGGTTACCTTGATCACCCACAAGGGCCACGCCGTGCCGGTACAAGTGCTGCGCAACGGCTTGCGGGCCGTGATCTACGGACTGGGTCCGGAAAATCCGCTGGAAGTACACTGGATGCCGCTCAATGCCGATATCCGCGGCGACGATGTGCTGGTGACGTCCGGCATCGACGGTACCTACCCGGCCGGTTTGCCGGTGGCCAAGGTCAGCCGGGTCGATCGCAACGCCGGCTCCGCCTTTGCCCGCATCAGTTGCGAACCCATCGCCGATATCGATAAGCATCGCTTCCTGCTGATCCTGGACGAGCATCGCGAATTGCCGGCCAAGCCGGAACCGGTCGTCGAACAGGGCAAGAAGCCCAAGAAGAAGGAAGACTGA
- the gatC gene encoding Asp-tRNA(Asn)/Glu-tRNA(Gln) amidotransferase subunit GatC, producing MSMTDDEVRRIARLSRLHVTDQEVGEVGRQLDGVLALIARLQAVDTKGVEPMSHARDVALRLRDDVATETDRRDAFQAVAPAVEAGLYLVPKVIE from the coding sequence ATGTCCATGACTGACGACGAAGTCCGCCGTATCGCTCGCCTGTCGCGTCTCCATGTCACCGACCAGGAAGTGGGCGAGGTCGGCCGCCAGCTGGATGGCGTCCTGGCCCTGATCGCCCGCCTGCAAGCCGTGGATACCAAGGGGGTCGAGCCCATGAGCCATGCCCGCGACGTAGCCTTGCGCCTGCGCGACGACGTGGCCACCGAAACGGATCGCCGCGACGCCTTCCAGGCGGTCGCACCAGCAGTGGAAGCCGGCCTCTACCTGGTCCCCAAAGTCATCGAATAA
- the gatA gene encoding Asp-tRNA(Asn)/Glu-tRNA(Gln) amidotransferase subunit GatA: MMTHTLKEAADLLVSKQASAVELASHYLDRIAAANPALNAFITVDREQTLAMARAADASRAAGQAGPLTGVPIAHKDIFCAEGWRTTCGSKMLDNFVSPYDAHVVAQCKAAGLVTLGRTNMDEFAMGSSNENSAYGVVRNPWDQTAVPGGSSGGSAVAVAARLAPAATATDTGGSIRQPAAFCGVTGLKPTYGVVSRYGMVAYASSLDQGGPLAQTAEDCALLLNVMAGFDARDSTSLEVAKEDYTRELNQPLKGLRIGMPREYFGAGLAADVMSAIEAALAEYRRLGADVVEISLPRTELAIPAYYVIAPAEASSNLSRFDGVRYGHRAAEYENLADMYEKSRAEGFGAEVKRRILTGSYVLSHGYYDAYYLQAQKVRRLLSEDFQAGFAQCDVIAAPAAPTVAWNIGEKSKDPVAMYLADIYTLGVNLAGLPGIAHPVGFGSQGRPVGLQLIGNYFSEARLLNAAHQFQQATDWHRRAPAQ, translated from the coding sequence ATCATGACCCACACCCTCAAAGAAGCCGCCGATCTCCTCGTCAGCAAGCAGGCCAGCGCCGTCGAGCTGGCCAGCCACTACCTCGACCGCATCGCCGCCGCCAATCCGGCGCTGAATGCCTTTATCACCGTGGACCGCGAACAGACGCTGGCCATGGCGCGGGCAGCCGATGCCAGCCGTGCCGCCGGCCAAGCCGGTCCGCTTACCGGCGTGCCCATTGCCCATAAGGACATCTTCTGCGCGGAAGGCTGGCGCACCACTTGCGGTTCGAAGATGCTGGATAACTTTGTTTCGCCCTACGATGCCCACGTGGTCGCCCAATGCAAGGCGGCCGGCCTGGTCACCCTGGGCCGTACCAATATGGACGAGTTCGCCATGGGCTCGTCCAATGAGAACAGCGCCTACGGTGTGGTGCGCAATCCCTGGGACCAGACGGCCGTACCCGGCGGCAGCTCGGGCGGCTCGGCCGTCGCGGTGGCGGCCCGGCTGGCACCGGCCGCTACGGCGACCGACACCGGCGGCTCCATCCGCCAACCGGCCGCCTTCTGCGGCGTGACCGGCCTCAAGCCCACCTATGGCGTGGTAAGCCGCTACGGCATGGTGGCCTACGCCTCCAGCCTGGACCAGGGCGGCCCGCTGGCCCAGACCGCCGAAGACTGCGCCTTGCTGCTCAATGTCATGGCCGGCTTCGACGCGCGCGATTCCACCAGCCTGGAAGTCGCCAAGGAAGACTACACCCGTGAGCTGAACCAGCCGCTCAAGGGTTTGCGCATCGGCATGCCGCGCGAATACTTCGGCGCCGGCCTGGCCGCCGACGTGATGAGCGCCATCGAAGCCGCGCTGGCCGAATACCGTCGCCTGGGCGCGGACGTGGTGGAAATCAGCCTGCCGCGCACCGAGCTGGCCATCCCGGCCTACTACGTGATCGCACCGGCCGAAGCCTCCAGCAATCTGAGCCGCTTCGATGGTGTCCGCTATGGACATCGCGCCGCCGAATACGAGAATTTGGCCGATATGTATGAAAAGAGCCGCGCCGAAGGCTTTGGCGCGGAGGTCAAGCGCCGCATCCTGACCGGCTCCTACGTGCTCAGCCACGGCTACTACGATGCCTACTACCTGCAAGCGCAAAAGGTAAGACGGCTGCTGTCGGAAGATTTCCAGGCCGGCTTTGCCCAGTGCGATGTCATCGCCGCGCCGGCCGCCCCCACGGTGGCATGGAATATCGGCGAGAAGAGCAAGGACCCGGTCGCCATGTACCTGGCCGATATCTACACCCTGGGCGTCAACCTGGCCGGCCTGCCCGGCATTGCCCACCCGGTCGGCTTCGGCAGCCAGGGCCGCCCCGTCGGCCTGCAACTGATCGGCAACTACTTCAGCGAGGCCCGCCTGCTGAACGCTGCCCACCAGTTCCAGCAGGCCACCGACTGGCATCGCCGCGCACCGGCGCAATAA
- a CDS encoding FitA-like ribbon-helix-helix domain-containing protein: MPDHVYERLKASAEQHRRSLNSEAIVCLESVLAPVKIAPEERLARARRLRDSLGTQFLADDIDVLKEDISHLSPKIALDSKPSHKLSTS, from the coding sequence ATCCCCGACCATGTGTACGAGCGACTGAAGGCATCAGCCGAGCAACATCGCCGCAGTCTGAACAGCGAAGCCATCGTATGCCTGGAGTCGGTACTTGCGCCTGTCAAGATTGCACCCGAAGAGCGGCTGGCGCGGGCCCGAAGGCTGAGGGATAGCCTAGGTACTCAATTTTTGGCTGACGACATCGACGTGTTGAAAGAAGATATTAGCCACCTTTCCCCCAAAATAGCCTTGGACTCGAAACCGTCGCATAAGCTCAGCACTTCGTAG
- the gatB gene encoding Asp-tRNA(Asn)/Glu-tRNA(Gln) amidotransferase subunit GatB encodes MQWEVVIGLEVHTQLSTESKIFSASSTAYGAEPNTQASAVDIALPGVLPVLNRGAVERAIRLGLALGSRINRKSVFARKNYFYPDLPKGYQISQFELPVVEGGSLTIRVGEQDKVVRLTRAHLEEDAGKSVHENFQGLSGIDLNRAGTPLLEIVSEPDMRSAAEAVAYAKALHSLVTWIGICDGNMQEGSFRCDVNVSVRPLGQAEYGTRREIKNLNSFKFMEQAIKYEVQWQINEIEDGRKIQQATILFDPETGETRMMRSKEDAHDYRYFPDPDLPPLVISEAWIERVRGELPELPEAMQARLQSQYGLSAYDAVTLTSSKALAAYFEATVAAGADAKLASNWITGELAATLNRAELDITASPIAAGSLAQLVRRVMDSTINNKTAKDVLKLMWESGDAADLIIERDGLRQESDSGAIEAIIDTVLAANAAMVEEYRAGKEKAFNALVGQCMKASKGKADPAMVNELLKRKLA; translated from the coding sequence ATGCAATGGGAAGTCGTGATCGGACTGGAAGTCCACACCCAGCTATCGACCGAATCGAAGATTTTCTCGGCCAGCTCGACCGCCTACGGCGCCGAACCGAACACGCAAGCCAGCGCGGTCGATATCGCGTTGCCCGGCGTGCTGCCGGTATTGAACCGCGGTGCCGTTGAACGCGCCATCCGGCTGGGCCTGGCGCTCGGTTCCAGGATCAATCGCAAGTCGGTATTCGCCCGCAAGAATTACTTTTATCCCGACCTGCCGAAGGGCTACCAGATCAGCCAGTTCGAACTGCCGGTGGTGGAAGGCGGCTCGCTGACCATCCGCGTGGGCGAGCAGGACAAGGTAGTGCGGCTGACCCGCGCCCATCTGGAAGAAGACGCCGGTAAATCGGTACACGAGAATTTCCAGGGGCTCAGCGGCATCGACCTGAACCGGGCCGGCACCCCTCTGCTGGAAATCGTTTCCGAGCCGGATATGCGTTCGGCGGCCGAGGCAGTGGCCTATGCCAAGGCGCTGCATTCGCTGGTGACGTGGATCGGCATCTGTGACGGCAATATGCAGGAAGGCAGCTTCCGCTGCGACGTGAACGTCTCGGTGCGTCCGCTGGGCCAGGCGGAGTACGGTACCCGCCGCGAAATCAAGAACCTGAACAGCTTCAAGTTCATGGAACAAGCGATCAAGTACGAAGTGCAGTGGCAGATCAACGAGATCGAGGACGGCCGCAAGATCCAGCAGGCCACCATCCTGTTCGACCCGGAAACCGGCGAGACCCGCATGATGCGCAGCAAGGAAGACGCGCACGACTACCGCTATTTCCCCGATCCCGACCTGCCGCCGCTGGTGATCTCGGAAGCGTGGATCGAACGGGTACGCGGCGAATTGCCTGAACTGCCGGAAGCCATGCAGGCCCGCCTGCAGAGCCAATACGGCCTGTCCGCCTACGACGCCGTCACGCTGACCAGCAGCAAGGCCCTGGCCGCCTATTTCGAAGCCACGGTCGCGGCCGGTGCCGATGCCAAGCTGGCCAGCAACTGGATCACCGGCGAGCTGGCCGCCACCTTGAACCGGGCCGAACTGGACATCACTGCCAGCCCAATCGCCGCCGGGTCGCTGGCCCAATTGGTCCGCCGCGTCATGGACAGCACCATCAACAACAAGACCGCCAAGGATGTGCTGAAACTGATGTGGGAATCGGGTGACGCCGCCGACCTGATCATCGAACGCGATGGTTTACGGCAGGAAAGCGACAGCGGCGCCATCGAGGCCATCATCGATACGGTGCTGGCCGCCAATGCCGCCATGGTGGAGGAATACCGCGCCGGTAAGGAAAAGGCCTTCAACGCCCTGGTGGGCCAGTGCATGAAGGCCTCCAAGGGCAAGGCTGACCCGGCCATGGTGAACGAACTGCTCAAGCGCAAACTGGCATAA
- a CDS encoding septal ring lytic transglycosylase RlpA family protein: MNLCRLVPAAALLLAACASQLPPTPSPLPTPTVVHKPPVSMPLPPAKPEQIPQQYGGYYKDDGPILEVPYDLDALQEPEAKLEPLSRYANRPYTVLGKTYKPRTTFGDFSQEGVASWYGKKFHGKRTSSGEVYDLFKLTAAHPTLPIPSFARVTDLGSGKSVVVRVNDRGPFHKNRVIDLSYAAAYRLGYHNGGSSRVRVEALTPGEGGPARPTEINLPQTVEASPAKMPVPDSEVADPLARLAAKVVAEPVAAVPMEATAEQRWVQLGAFGSQNTAEAFRDKVVESLSKLAYAPVVALAGSIWRVRVGPYANPLDAQQVADRIAAHADLRPVVMR, translated from the coding sequence ATGAATCTTTGCCGCCTGGTTCCAGCGGCCGCCTTGCTGCTGGCGGCCTGCGCCAGCCAACTGCCGCCGACTCCCAGCCCCCTCCCGACGCCCACGGTGGTCCATAAACCGCCCGTTTCCATGCCACTGCCGCCGGCCAAGCCGGAGCAGATTCCGCAGCAATATGGCGGATATTACAAGGATGACGGCCCCATCCTGGAAGTCCCTTACGATCTCGACGCGCTGCAGGAGCCCGAAGCCAAGCTGGAACCGCTTAGTCGCTATGCCAACCGGCCCTATACCGTGCTGGGTAAAACCTACAAGCCGCGTACCACCTTCGGCGATTTCAGCCAGGAGGGGGTGGCTTCCTGGTATGGCAAGAAGTTCCACGGCAAGCGGACCTCCAGCGGGGAGGTCTACGACCTATTCAAACTTACCGCGGCCCACCCCACCCTGCCGATTCCCAGCTTTGCCCGGGTCACCGATCTGGGCAGCGGCAAGTCGGTGGTGGTACGGGTCAACGACCGTGGCCCCTTCCATAAGAACCGGGTAATCGACCTCTCCTATGCCGCCGCCTACCGGCTCGGTTACCACAACGGCGGCAGCAGCCGCGTCCGGGTGGAGGCGCTGACGCCTGGCGAGGGTGGCCCTGCCCGCCCCACGGAAATCAACTTGCCGCAAACGGTGGAAGCCAGCCCCGCCAAAATGCCGGTGCCGGACAGCGAGGTGGCCGATCCGCTGGCAAGACTGGCCGCCAAGGTGGTGGCCGAGCCCGTGGCCGCGGTGCCGATGGAGGCCACCGCCGAACAGCGCTGGGTGCAACTGGGTGCCTTTGGCAGCCAGAACACGGCAGAAGCCTTCCGCGACAAGGTGGTGGAAAGCTTGAGCAAACTGGCTTACGCACCGGTGGTTGCCCTGGCCGGCAGTATCTGGCGGGTACGGGTCGGCCCCTATGCCAATCCTCTGGACGCCCAGCAGGTAGCCGACCGGATCGCCGCCCATGCGGATTTGCGGCCGGTAGTCATGCGCTGA
- the rodA gene encoding rod shape-determining protein RodA, which yields MWIKTLARRIAAPIDPWLLLFVALLISVSLLTIYSASNESIDKISSKMVSVVVALVAMWILANLKPTQLMWLAPPIYLVGFMLLLGVAMFGEVTNGARRWLNLGFARIQPSELMKLAVPMMLAWYFDRHEANLKFKHFAVAALLTGLPVVLVLKQPDLGTAMLIAAAGFYVLFFAGLSWRVMLALFAAGVAALPVIWSHMHDYQRQRVMTLINPTDDPLGAGYHILQATTAIGSGGVMGKGWLRGTQTHLDFIPERTTDFIFAVYGEEFGLIGNMLLLLLYLCVIGRGLIITSNASSLFGRLLAGALTLSFFTYAFVNMGMVAGILPVVGVPLPLVSYGGTAMLSILIGFGMLMAIQRDRKLMKS from the coding sequence ATGTGGATTAAGACTCTCGCCCGCCGTATCGCCGCGCCCATCGATCCCTGGCTGCTGCTGTTCGTGGCGCTGCTGATCAGCGTCAGTCTGTTGACCATCTATTCCGCTTCGAACGAAAGCATCGACAAGATCAGCAGCAAGATGGTGTCGGTGGTGGTGGCCCTGGTCGCCATGTGGATATTGGCGAATCTCAAGCCGACCCAATTGATGTGGCTGGCGCCGCCCATCTATCTGGTGGGCTTTATGCTGCTGCTCGGGGTAGCGATGTTCGGCGAGGTGACCAATGGCGCCCGGCGCTGGCTGAACCTGGGTTTTGCCCGTATCCAGCCATCCGAATTGATGAAGCTGGCGGTGCCCATGATGCTGGCCTGGTATTTCGACCGGCACGAGGCCAACCTAAAGTTCAAGCACTTCGCCGTGGCGGCCCTGTTGACCGGCTTGCCGGTGGTCCTGGTGCTCAAGCAGCCTGATCTGGGTACCGCCATGTTGATCGCGGCGGCCGGCTTCTATGTGCTGTTCTTCGCCGGGCTGTCCTGGCGGGTGATGCTGGCGCTGTTCGCGGCCGGCGTGGCTGCCCTGCCGGTGATCTGGAGCCATATGCATGACTACCAGCGCCAGCGGGTGATGACGCTGATCAACCCGACGGATGATCCGCTCGGCGCCGGTTACCACATCCTCCAGGCGACCACCGCCATCGGTTCCGGCGGGGTGATGGGCAAGGGCTGGCTGCGCGGCACGCAGACCCATCTCGACTTTATTCCCGAGCGCACCACCGACTTTATCTTCGCGGTATACGGCGAGGAGTTCGGCTTGATCGGCAATATGCTGCTGCTGTTGCTTTATCTTTGTGTGATTGGACGCGGCCTGATCATCACCAGCAATGCCTCCAGCCTGTTCGGCCGTTTGCTGGCAGGTGCCCTGACGCTATCCTTTTTTACCTACGCCTTCGTCAATATGGGCATGGTCGCCGGCATCCTGCCGGTGGTGGGGGTTCCCCTCCCCCTGGTCAGCTATGGCGGCACCGCCATGCTGTCCATTTTGATTGGTTTCGGTATGCTTATGGCCATTCAGCGTGACCGAAAGCTAATGAAATCATGA
- a CDS encoding rod shape-determining protein, protein MSGFFRGYFSNDLAIDLGTANTLIFVAGKGIVLDEPSVVAIQQEGGPSAKKTILAVGAEAKKMLGRTPGSITAIRPMKDGVIADFTITEQMLKQFIRKVNPSRLFATSPRIVICVPCGSTQVERRAIKESALGAGARKVELIEEPMAAAMGAGLPVEEATGSMVVDIGGGTTEVGVISLGGIVYANSVRVGGDKFDEAIINYIRRNYGMLIGETTAEEIKKRIGSAFPGAEVREMEVKGRNLAEGIPRAFTISSNEILEALTEPLNQIVSAVKQALEQTPPELGADIADKGMVLTGGGALLRDLDRLLMEETGLPVIVADDPLTCVVRGSGRALEKMDKVGSIFTND, encoded by the coding sequence ATGTCTGGATTTTTTCGCGGCTATTTTTCGAATGACCTGGCGATCGACCTGGGTACGGCAAACACCCTGATCTTCGTGGCCGGCAAGGGTATCGTGCTGGATGAACCCTCGGTGGTGGCGATTCAGCAGGAAGGCGGGCCCAGCGCCAAGAAAACCATCCTGGCGGTGGGCGCCGAAGCCAAGAAGATGCTGGGCCGCACGCCCGGCAGCATTACCGCCATCCGGCCGATGAAGGATGGCGTGATCGCCGACTTCACCATTACCGAACAGATGCTCAAGCAGTTTATCCGCAAGGTGAACCCCAGCCGCCTGTTTGCCACCAGCCCGCGCATCGTCATCTGCGTACCCTGCGGGTCCACCCAGGTGGAGCGCCGCGCCATCAAGGAATCGGCGCTGGGCGCCGGCGCGCGCAAGGTCGAACTGATCGAGGAACCGATGGCGGCCGCCATGGGCGCCGGCCTGCCGGTCGAGGAAGCCACCGGTTCCATGGTGGTCGATATCGGCGGCGGCACCACCGAGGTGGGCGTGATCTCGCTGGGCGGTATCGTCTACGCCAATAGCGTGCGGGTGGGCGGCGACAAGTTCGACGAGGCCATCATCAATTACATCCGCCGCAACTACGGCATGCTGATTGGCGAAACCACCGCCGAAGAGATCAAGAAGCGTATCGGTTCGGCTTTCCCCGGTGCCGAAGTGCGTGAAATGGAAGTCAAGGGCCGCAACCTGGCCGAAGGTATCCCACGCGCCTTCACCATCTCGTCCAACGAGATCCTCGAAGCGCTGACCGAGCCGCTCAACCAGATCGTTTCGGCGGTGAAGCAGGCACTGGAACAGACGCCGCCCGAACTGGGCGCCGATATCGCCGACAAGGGCATGGTATTGACCGGCGGCGGCGCCTTGCTGCGCGATCTGGATCGTCTTCTGATGGAAGAGACCGGCCTGCCGGTCATCGTGGCCGACGATCCCCTGACCTGCGTGGTGCGTGGTTCCGGCCGCGCCCTGGAAAAAATGGACAAGGTCGGATCGATCTTTACCAACGACTGA
- the mreD gene encoding rod shape-determining protein MreD, translating to MPVSSQLLKPVKLRFILFSFGLALTMALIPWGATARALLPDFVALTLLYWCMNQPRHVGVGWAFWLGLLMDIADGNVFGQHGLAFCLTSWFVTAKHRQLGMFPIWQQALYVAPLLLANQCIMLVVRLATGSAFPGWSYFLGTLAGTLCWPLLSQVFQLPQRVDKAAEIQS from the coding sequence ATGCCGGTTTCCAGTCAACTGCTCAAACCGGTCAAGCTGCGCTTTATTCTATTCAGCTTCGGCCTGGCGCTGACCATGGCGCTGATTCCCTGGGGGGCCACTGCGAGGGCGCTATTGCCGGATTTCGTGGCGCTGACCCTGCTCTACTGGTGCATGAACCAGCCGCGTCACGTGGGCGTGGGCTGGGCGTTCTGGCTGGGGCTGCTGATGGATATCGCCGATGGCAATGTGTTCGGCCAGCATGGCCTGGCTTTTTGCCTCACCAGCTGGTTCGTTACCGCCAAGCACCGCCAGTTGGGCATGTTCCCCATTTGGCAGCAGGCGCTCTATGTGGCGCCGCTGTTGCTGGCCAACCAATGCATCATGCTGGTGGTCCGCCTGGCCACCGGCAGCGCCTTCCCGGGCTGGAGCTATTTCCTTGGCACGCTGGCCGGCACTCTGTGCTGGCCGCTGCTTAGCCAAGTGTTCCAATTGCCCCAGCGCGTCGACAAGGCGGCCGAAATTCAATCATGA